One genomic window of Cannabis sativa cultivar Pink pepper isolate KNU-18-1 chromosome 2, ASM2916894v1, whole genome shotgun sequence includes the following:
- the LOC133034487 gene encoding uncharacterized protein LOC133034487 — protein MKGIRRFGKKGKLSPRFIGPFEILEKVGQVAYRLALPPSLSAVHNVFHVSMLRKYVSDPMHVLSYEMLELQPDLSYDEQPVQILDRKEKVLRTKTISLVKVLWRNSKVEEATWELEFDMRAQHPELFR, from the coding sequence ATGAAGGGAATCAGACGCTTTGGAAAGAAAGGTAAATTGAGCCctaggtttattggaccttttgaaattctgGAGAAGGTTGGACAAGTTGCTTATCGGTTAGCCTTACCTCCTTCCTTGTCAGCAGTGCATAACGTGTTCCATGTTTCCATGCTGAGGAAGTATGTGTCTGATCCAATGCACGTTCTGAGTTATGAAATGTTAGAGTTGCAACCCGATCTATCTTATgacgaacaaccagtgcaaattcTGGATAGGAAGGAAAAAGTTTTGAGAACTAAAACTATATCATTGGTTAAGGtactctggaggaatagtaaagtggaagaagccacttgggaattgGAATTCGATATGAGGGCTCAGCACCCTGAGTTATTCAGGTAG